GCGATTACTATGAAATTGCCTCTATTGTCCTCCATGAATTTTAGCAAAGTATTGATTGCTTCTCGTCCAAAATCATTTTCTCCACCTTCGGCTAAAGCATAGGCTTCATCAATAAACAAAACTCCGCCGAGGGATTTGTTGCAAATTTCTACTGTTTTTGCTGCGGTTTGTCCTACAAATCCAGCTACCAGTCCTGATCTATCAGTTTCAATTAAATGACCTTTTTCCAATACGCCTAACGCTTTAAAAATTTTGGCTATTAGCCTTCCTATGGTAGTTTTTCCAGTTCCCGGGTTACCGGTAAACACCATGTGGAGACTTCGAGTGGGAACGGGAAGGTTTTTTTCTTTGCGAAGTTTTTCTACTTTTAATACATTTACTAAATTCGTAACTTCATCCTTTACGGCAGATAAACCAATTAAATCATTTAATTCTTTCATTAATTGTTCTAAATCGTATACTTCGTCTTTGCCCGCTTCTTGGACGTTTCCTTGCGGTTTATCCTTCTTTGCCTCTTGGGAAGAAGATTTGTTTTCCTTGTGGGATTCATTTCGAATTGTAGTCGCAACATTTCCAAAAAAATCATTAAACACAGAATTTAGATTTAGATAGTCTTTTTTTGTTCCCGGTAAATCAGAATACAAATCTTCGTTAGATTCATGGAGAATGGACTGGTAACGTGTTAGTATCCGCTTTTCTGTTTCTGTAACAATTCCATCTTGTTTGACAACCAAATTTAAGATTTGGAATAAATAGTTGGCAACTATATACATATTATTGGTTAAAAACACAGAGTCATAAAATTTTACAACACGAAGAAGCATAGGCGGATCAAGTTCTTCAATGACTAAATTCTTTTTTCCTTGGGGCTGATTTTTTATATATAGGTCTATTTCTGATATTAATTTTGATTTGTCGTACTTTGTAGATTTGTCTATTTCCTTTAAAATTTCAGCTATTGTAGGCAAAGACTTTTCTGATTCGGTCGGATCATTTGCATATAAAAAACTTGCTATACGTATTAATTCAGAGGCTAATAGATGTTCTGCGAAAATTACACGTTTTTCATAATCAGTGATTTCTCTGTAGTTTAAACGATAGTATTCGGCGAGAGGTTCAATTAATTTTAATATCTCTTGGGTTTGTGTTTTGAGTAAAAGTAATTCCAATTCGATTACATTCCTTCCATTTTTAAAGTTTTATCCATCACGGTGATTTCTGCATCTAAATCCATAATATCATTTTGAATGAGTTTATCATGGTGTTTTTGAAATGCATCAATGATTTGAACTAAAATATCGTCTACCCGTTTTAACGATTCTTTTAATTCGACAGAAATTACTTTTTGAGAAGATAAATCAATGTATTTACGAATAATTTTAAGAGTAGTGTCTAGGTAATAAGATAAAAATTGACGAGAAATTTTTATGTCTTCAGGATCATTTTTGAAATTTTCAAATATTTTTACTACTTGTTCCCTGATTTCTAAAACTTTTTCTTTGACTGACGGATCTTGGATTTTCGCTGAAAGTCTGTCTATTTCGGCTACTCTTTCTTTGCCGATAGCCATAGTTTCTTTGAGCATACTCGCTGTTACCTTGTCCAAATTTTCAAGTGAACGAAGTTCAGCCATTTGTGTTTCGAAGTCTGTGTTTTCTTTTTCTAAATTAGGAGTTTTAAAAAAACTCAAAGGATAACTAATTAAAGTTTTATAGGAAGATTTAATGGAACCAGTAATCACGGCTCCAAAATGGTAAAATCCAAGTCCAGTGTAACTTAGGATTTGCATGATCGCACTGCCTGTAGGCATACTTCCATCTACCATTTTGTCTCCACCCCAAAGCCAACTTACAGCAGATCCAAGTGTTGCTAGAAATCCCTGTAAAAAAATAGCTTGTTTCGCATGAGAAGCGACAAATTTAGATTTGCCACCTTTGCTAAGTAAAATATACAAAGGAACTAACATTGCCGCAAGTAACGCAATCGGAAACGCAAATGGGATTCCTTTCGAAAGTAAAATGAAAAGAATAGGGTAGGCGAGGAGAAGAGATAGATGGGAGCGTCTACCCCATTTTACCTCTTCTTCTGTAATATTATTTTCTTCTTTGCTCATAGTTGTTTGGAGTTCATTAGTTTGATTTTTATTTCTTCTTCCATTTTAGTTAATTCGACTTCTACCGCTTGACGTTTTTGTTTGCCTTCGGTTTGGATTTTTAGAGTTTCATCTAAAGTGAAAATCAAATCAGTATTTATTTTTTTCAATGTCTCAATTTCTAAAATACCTTTTTCTGCTTCTTTGGCAACTTCGATGGTTCCCATTTTTAACATTTCGGAATTTTTAGAAAGAAGTTCATTGGTTACAGAGGTTACTTCTTTTTGGACGCCTAGAGCTTTTTTTTGTCTGAGAAGTCCAATTGCAATGACTAGTTGGTTTTTCCAAAGTGGAATGGTATTAATAATAGAACTTTGAATTTTTTCGACAAGTACTTGGTTGCTGTTTTGAATAAGACGAATTTGCGGTCCTGTTTGAAGGGAAAGCATTTTTGTGAGTTTCAAATCGTGTAACTTTTTTTCGAAACGATTTAGAAGTTGTAAGTAGTCTTGGTACTTTTGAGCATCTACGGGATCGTTGCTTTTTTCTGCCTTATCTTTGTACTTTGGAAGTTCTGTTTCGCGAAGTTCGGCTAATTTCATTTCGCCTGCAAGTATGTATTGATTCAACTCTTTGAAGTAATCTAGATTTTTTGCGTAAAGAGTATCAAAAAGTGTAATGTCTTTTAGAAGCATCATTCTGGATTTGTGAAGTTCATCTACAATTTTTTCGATTTGAACACTTAATGTATCATATTGCGCGATAAATTTTTGTGAGGACTTTACGAGTGATCCGATGAGTGGAATTTTTGAAAGAAAACTATCCTCATTTGAGAGACTTTCAACATCCATATCTTTTACTTTGAGCATTAGATCCGTGAGTATTTGTCCTGTCTCACCAGTGTCCTTAGCGCGAATCTGGCTTAGAATTTGGTCGGAAAATTCGGAAATCTTTTTTTGAGATTGAGATCCATATTGTAATACGGATTGTGTATCTTCAATATTGATTTGTTTTGCTATTTCTTGAATCTTTGATTGTTCTTCTTTTGATACATCTTGAAGAGTCTCAGTTGGTTTTATTTCTGCCTGTGATTGGGTTTCCGATGAAGAATTTTCTGCCATTTTTTACTCCTATATTCGTCTAGTACGAACTTACACTTTCAAATAAAAGAAGCAAGATTTTTTTATTACCAAGTAAGTATATATTCCTTTGGAGAGAATACTATAGTGGGTTTTGTTGGGCTGATATTCCTAAAGGAAGAGTGAATGTAAAGGTGCTTCCTTTGCCAATTTCGCTTTCCGCCCAAATCGTGCCCCCTTGTTTTTCAATAAATTCCTTCGCGAGAATGAGACCAAGTCCTGATCCTTTTTCTTTTAGGGTTCCTGATTTTGTAAATTTGGAATCAATTCGAAACAGTTTTTTCATATTTTCAGAATTAATTCCTGTGCCTGAATCGGAAATGGAAATAAATGAAAATTTATCCTTCGAATAGGCGGATAATTCTATTTTGCTGTTTGGATAACTAAATTTGACTGAATTACTCAGTAAGTTTCTAAAGACGGTGTTAGTTAGGTAAATATCTGCGAGTACGTAAATATCATCTGCTATGTTAATTTCTAATTGGATATTTTTTTTGGTCAAACTGGCTTCTAGTACAGGAATGGTATTTAATACAAGTTTTTTCAATGCTAAATTGACGGGGCTAATCGTTATATCTCCCGTTTGCGATTTTGACCACTGTAATAGATTCTCTAAAAGAATACTTGCTGATTGTGTTGACGACTGAATTAACGTTAGGTATTGAGATGCTAGTTCAATAAAATCCTTTTCATTTTCTGATTCTATTTTTTCTAATAGGTCTTCCGTTAGTCCTAGGATTCCTGTGAACGGATTACGTAAGTCATGCGCAATAATACTGAAAAATTTATCCTTGGTATTATTTAAAATTTCTAGATCTTCTGTATATTGTTTCAATATTTCTGCCGCTCGAATTCTTTCGGTGATATTTTCGCAAGTAATGAGTAGGATTGGAGTATTTTCATTTTCGAAAACAAATCGCGTTGTCTCCGAAACCCAAATAATTTCTCCCGATTTAGTTATTTTTCTAAATTGCCAAGTGGTAGTTTTAATTGAATTTATTATTACAGAATGAAATTTTTCGGATAACATTGGCTGGTCATCTGGATGGTATAATTTGAATATTGGTTTGCCAATTAATTCATCAGAATGAAAACCTAGTTCTTCAACTGTAGATGAATTGATAGATAGAATTATTCCTTCTTTAGAAACGGTAAATAACATGAGTGGATTGTGAAAATATAACTCTCGATAGTTTTTTTCACTTTTTTGGAGTGAGTCTTCCATTTGTTTTTTAGAGGTTACATCTATAAAACTGATTACAATTTCTACAATATCACCAGTCTCATTCAAAAATGGAACACCATTGACTTGAACCCAAACTGTATCTAATGTAACAGGACGAATAATTCCTAGAATTTGATTGCGAATGGGAGATTTTTGTCTAATGATTCTAGACACAGGATAATCATTTACATGCAAAATACTATTATCCTCATGTATGAATTTCCAGTCAGGATCAATACTTCGTTTTCCAATTAATTGTTCATTGCTAAATCCTAATAAATCGCAGGCCCTCGCATTATTCATTATCACTGTGGTGTCTGCCGCATGAACCACTACACCTGGTTCGAGATTTTCTAGTAAACCTCTGTATCTTGTTTTTGCTTTATCCAATTCCTCTTCTGTTTTGATTTGTTTTTTTAAATCAGTAACATTTCTTGCGATACTCAGTAAGGTAGTAATTTCATTTGTTTTGGATGGCTCTGGAATTAGTTTACAATGATAGTACTGAATGCCAATCGGTGTAGGAAAGTCGAACTCATAGGTCTGTTCTTTTCCAGTATCAAAAGCAAATCGGAATTTTTCATGCCAAAGTTTTACAACATCCAAATCTATACCTAACTCGGAATGTGTTTTTCCTAAAAATTCAGAGACGGGAATTCCTGTAGCTTGTTCGATGGCGGAGTTAATATAGATATGCCGGAAATCTCTATCTAATCTCGCAATAATATCCGGTGACGTATTTAGTATTTTTTCCAAATTATTATTTTTTGAAACCAGAAATTCTATATCCCCTTTTTGTTTTGTTATATCCGTTTGAATTTTCAAAATTTGAGCAGATTGATTTTTTATATAAGGAATTGGTACTAAAATTGTATCTACCCAATAGATTGTTCCTTCTTTCGATTGTTTGCGAATTTCTCCTCGCCAGATTTTTCCAGAATGAATTGTATTTTTCATTTCTTCAAAAAAAATACTAGAATGAAAACCTGAATTAAATAATTTATAATCATTCCCTAAAATTTCACTTAGCGGATAACGAGAAATTTCGCAATAGGCAGAATTTGCAAAATGAATTTTCCCATTTAAATCTGTGATTGATAGTAGGTTATATTTCTCCATTGGAGTATTTTCTAAATTTTCTTGAGAATCTTCTGTTAATACAAGAATGAATTCAATCGGTTCATCGGAGATTTCGTAAGGGTTACAGACAACTGCAAACGGAAATACTATTCCATTTTTGTGCCGAATGGGGCAATTATTAGTTTGTTTGGATTTTTCTTTCGTTTCGGAAACTAGATCTTCCCATTTTATTTCAGAAGGAAGAAATTCCTGAAAGTTTTTTCCTGTCATTTCATGGTTTGTATATCCGAAAATTCTGAGAGAATTTCCAGCGGTAAAACGAATTATACCCGCATTAGATACTTTAAAAATTGTCTCTTGAATTTTTCCTGAAATCATGATCTATTTATATTTCCGTGTATTGTATATCGAATAAATTTTTACGGAAAAGATTATCGTAAGTATATATCCTTCTTCCTTATACAGGACACCATTTTTGGACTTTTTTATGTCAAGGGAATTTTATAGAAAACCGGTAGAAAAAAAATAGGTCCTTCTAAAAATTTCTTTCCAGTCTAGTTTTCGGATAAAGCTTTTGTTACTTTTGAAATATCAGACACTCTCTAAGAGATTTCTACTGATAATTTCAGTTAAAACTCATTGATTTTTATCTTGTAAATATTTATTTTTCAAAAAAAACTACTGTAGGATTGTAGGATATTAAACTGATAGATTTTATTATGCGGGCTTTACTAGAAGTAGTTAGAGATTTTTGTTTATGTATCGAATAGCATCTATCGCATCTTGCGTTATCTGAATACGTTTGGATTCTAGTGAATTGAATAAAAACAGTACCAATGGAAAATCATTTTTATCAAGTTCGTTTGAAAATAAATAGTTTGTATATAGGTTTTTACAACGCTCAATGTCACGATTGAAAATTGCTGTTTCTATATTTGTAAATTGAATTGGTTCTTTAGTGGATTTCATTTTGGCCTCTTAGTTAACTTCATTTTACAAAAAAAAGTTTAATTTATCCGGAAATTTTATTTCCGATTGGGATTTTTAAAAAGCTTAACTTTTACAGACTTATGCCATGACTCAAAGGAAATAACGCTTGCGATATTGAGTTGAATACTGAAAAACCGCCATTACTCTTTGTATCAGTGGTTCAGTGGTTATGAGTTTACAAAATCACCTAAAAAAACGACTTGAAATTGGTTCCATGGAATTGGGATATGAATTCAATGAATAAAAAAAAGAACTTAACTGCAAATGAACAATTGATTTTAGCAATAGAATTTTTGAGTCTTGCAGAAGAATACGTATTTCGAAAAAAGAAATTAACATCTATTTCTTTAGCAGAATTTATAGATGAAATCCAAGATCCAGAGCGGGAAGTTAAAGATTCCGATTGGAGTATGGATCGAAAATTTAGACTATATTCGACCAAGTTAAAGACAATAGGTATTAGCCTCAATTTGAAATCAAAAAAAATTGAATTTTTAAATAAAACTATTCCATTTAAAATCATCACTATTTATGTAAAATCTTTTTGTGAAGATTACAACGAACAACATTTACGCCTTTATTATAAATCAAAAAAAGAAAACTTCTTTGAAGTTTTGAGGATATTGGTATTTATCCGTTATGCGATTAAGTATTCATTGGTAATCGAATTAGAATTTCTGAAAATGATGAATTGGCAATCAACTTTAAGGCGGGTAATTCCGAGATACCTAGCATCTAAGAATTTATTACTCGATGTAGTAGTAACGGATTTAAAAGACAATGGGAATAAATGGTTTTCGTTAGTCAATATTCTATCGATTCAAAATGATTTGTATTCGGCGTATCAAAAACGAAAAAAAATAAATCTTCCATTTGATCGAATGAGTTTTGAAAATTCTCCGGAAGGGCAGTTTCATTGGGAGACGGTTACGTATACCGTTCTGTTTAATAGTTATACCTTCTCTCATTTTTCGCATACAAACGAATTAGAATACAAAATAATTGAAGATAAAAGTCCAGTCGAAATGATAGTAGAAATTTATTG
This sequence is a window from Leptospiraceae bacterium. Protein-coding genes within it:
- a CDS encoding 5-bromo-4-chloroindolyl phosphate hydrolysis family protein, whose product is MSKEENNITEEEVKWGRRSHLSLLLAYPILFILLSKGIPFAFPIALLAAMLVPLYILLSKGGKSKFVASHAKQAIFLQGFLATLGSAVSWLWGGDKMVDGSMPTGSAIMQILSYTGLGFYHFGAVITGSIKSSYKTLISYPLSFFKTPNLEKENTDFETQMAELRSLENLDKVTASMLKETMAIGKERVAEIDRLSAKIQDPSVKEKVLEIREQVVKIFENFKNDPEDIKISRQFLSYYLDTTLKIIRKYIDLSSQKVISVELKESLKRVDDILVQIIDAFQKHHDKLIQNDIMDLDAEITVMDKTLKMEGM
- a CDS encoding toxic anion resistance protein encodes the protein MAENSSSETQSQAEIKPTETLQDVSKEEQSKIQEIAKQINIEDTQSVLQYGSQSQKKISEFSDQILSQIRAKDTGETGQILTDLMLKVKDMDVESLSNEDSFLSKIPLIGSLVKSSQKFIAQYDTLSVQIEKIVDELHKSRMMLLKDITLFDTLYAKNLDYFKELNQYILAGEMKLAELRETELPKYKDKAEKSNDPVDAQKYQDYLQLLNRFEKKLHDLKLTKMLSLQTGPQIRLIQNSNQVLVEKIQSSIINTIPLWKNQLVIAIGLLRQKKALGVQKEVTSVTNELLSKNSEMLKMGTIEVAKEAEKGILEIETLKKINTDLIFTLDETLKIQTEGKQKRQAVEVELTKMEEEIKIKLMNSKQL
- a CDS encoding PAS domain-containing sensor histidine kinase, encoding MISGKIQETIFKVSNAGIIRFTAGNSLRIFGYTNHEMTGKNFQEFLPSEIKWEDLVSETKEKSKQTNNCPIRHKNGIVFPFAVVCNPYEISDEPIEFILVLTEDSQENLENTPMEKYNLLSITDLNGKIHFANSAYCEISRYPLSEILGNDYKLFNSGFHSSIFFEEMKNTIHSGKIWRGEIRKQSKEGTIYWVDTILVPIPYIKNQSAQILKIQTDITKQKGDIEFLVSKNNNLEKILNTSPDIIARLDRDFRHIYINSAIEQATGIPVSEFLGKTHSELGIDLDVVKLWHEKFRFAFDTGKEQTYEFDFPTPIGIQYYHCKLIPEPSKTNEITTLLSIARNVTDLKKQIKTEEELDKAKTRYRGLLENLEPGVVVHAADTTVIMNNARACDLLGFSNEQLIGKRSIDPDWKFIHEDNSILHVNDYPVSRIIRQKSPIRNQILGIIRPVTLDTVWVQVNGVPFLNETGDIVEIVISFIDVTSKKQMEDSLQKSEKNYRELYFHNPLMLFTVSKEGIILSINSSTVEELGFHSDELIGKPIFKLYHPDDQPMLSEKFHSVIINSIKTTTWQFRKITKSGEIIWVSETTRFVFENENTPILLITCENITERIRAAEILKQYTEDLEILNNTKDKFFSIIAHDLRNPFTGILGLTEDLLEKIESENEKDFIELASQYLTLIQSSTQSASILLENLLQWSKSQTGDITISPVNLALKKLVLNTIPVLEASLTKKNIQLEINIADDIYVLADIYLTNTVFRNLLSNSVKFSYPNSKIELSAYSKDKFSFISISDSGTGINSENMKKLFRIDSKFTKSGTLKEKGSGLGLILAKEFIEKQGGTIWAESEIGKGSTFTFTLPLGISAQQNPL
- a CDS encoding AAA family ATPase, encoding MELLLLKTQTQEILKLIEPLAEYYRLNYREITDYEKRVIFAEHLLASELIRIASFLYANDPTESEKSLPTIAEILKEIDKSTKYDKSKLISEIDLYIKNQPQGKKNLVIEELDPPMLLRVVKFYDSVFLTNNMYIVANYLFQILNLVVKQDGIVTETEKRILTRYQSILHESNEDLYSDLPGTKKDYLNLNSVFNDFFGNVATTIRNESHKENKSSSQEAKKDKPQGNVQEAGKDEVYDLEQLMKELNDLIGLSAVKDEVTNLVNVLKVEKLRKEKNLPVPTRSLHMVFTGNPGTGKTTIGRLIAKIFKALGVLEKGHLIETDRSGLVAGFVGQTAAKTVEICNKSLGGVLFIDEAYALAEGGENDFGREAINTLLKFMEDNRGNFIVIAAGYTDNMQEFINKNPGLQSRFNKYIIFADYSPEELFSIFSSITTKSKLKLTDDATAKVKEILQTHYDKRDKKFGNGRFARNLFEKIYGNQANRLVTVTDLDEEGLCTITLEDISDL